One genomic window of bacterium includes the following:
- a CDS encoding DNA polymerase III subunit alpha gives MFVHLHLHSAFSLLEGTFSVPQLLFRLEDLQMPMIALTDTNAFYGAIQFYQFAKQIGVKPILGCCLRSQDGEAVLLAKNKKGFSQISEIITARHLVEKFSLRKDLQKIAYTSDPQIFVISQDETLLTDLAVCWDHNHLYAELVRNQEEGNAKTIRRLRELASFLRIGVVATNDVHFLHSNDFFLHRVFTAIQKQSHIHARLPLASADSRLKTEQEMEELFQDIPEAIHNTAIIAEQCSVDLEIGKTAFPEFSVPTGESSWRFFERLCREGLERRYGSAFSGAPRERLNHEMKVIRDLGFVDYFLAVWDVLRYAKEKRISWVGRGSVACSIVSYALDITNVDPIRYDLYFERFLNAGRKSPPDIDLDFGWKVRDEILAYVYERYGHDRVAMICSYVTFTARLAVREIGKALGLPDDEITAVSSRIPWGADAQAVLEDKNQFPETRDLPLEQEPFPLILKLAAHINGFPRHLSIHAGGIVIAPYPITQMIPLERSTKGLVVTQYDMYGVEDIGLVKIDLLAQRSLSVLDDVIASLRAKGTSLDSIHNHESLYEDEAVKEKIRTADTMGCFYIESPSMRGLLQKLKVTSFEDLTAASSVIRPGVAESGMMQQYIRRKTGEELVEYLHPKMEMFLKETCGVMIYQEDVMRVAHEVGGMSMEEADQLRRAMSGKERSSRAMDDLEKQFIEKAMERDVQNEIATEIWRQISTFASYAFCKAHSASYAQLSFQVAYLRAYHPAEFMAAVLSNQGGFYSTMAYIEEARRMRLRLRLPDVLKGELCYTADGPCGIRVGLMQIKNIATRHLESFLEERARRPFENFADFLLRTEFNDGELETLIKCGACDSFGMNRPQLLWLMKAIFSSAVSQRKQSDLIGASILHLPRLPRLRDYTDDEKLRWEMELMDIGVTKHPLHLYKPWKHVKGYVPAKLLSEYKGQRVRVIGWHVTAKPASTKKGERMMFVSFEDTECLFEATFFPRAYDRFGHLFTSRGPYLIEGTVEEDHSVFTINVNSLKLITAKPPGRQD, from the coding sequence ATGTTCGTGCATTTGCATTTGCATAGCGCGTTTTCGTTATTGGAAGGCACTTTCAGCGTGCCTCAGTTATTGTTCCGGCTGGAAGATTTGCAAATGCCGATGATTGCTCTCACCGATACAAACGCGTTTTACGGCGCGATCCAGTTTTATCAATTTGCAAAACAGATCGGAGTCAAGCCGATTCTCGGCTGTTGTCTTCGATCCCAAGATGGGGAAGCCGTTCTTCTTGCAAAAAACAAAAAAGGATTCAGCCAGATATCGGAAATTATTACTGCGCGCCACCTGGTCGAAAAATTTTCACTGCGAAAAGATCTGCAAAAAATTGCGTACACTTCCGATCCGCAAATTTTTGTGATCTCGCAAGATGAAACGTTATTAACGGATCTTGCTGTTTGCTGGGATCACAATCACCTGTACGCGGAGCTGGTGCGCAATCAGGAAGAAGGAAACGCAAAAACAATCCGGCGGTTGCGGGAGCTTGCTTCTTTTTTGCGAATCGGTGTCGTAGCAACCAATGATGTTCACTTCCTGCACTCCAATGATTTCTTCCTTCATCGCGTGTTCACTGCCATTCAAAAGCAATCGCACATTCATGCGCGGCTCCCTCTGGCTTCCGCTGACAGCCGGTTAAAAACAGAACAGGAAATGGAAGAACTGTTTCAGGACATTCCGGAGGCCATTCACAATACGGCAATAATCGCAGAGCAATGTTCAGTCGATCTGGAAATCGGCAAAACGGCATTTCCGGAATTTTCTGTTCCCACCGGAGAGTCCTCCTGGAGATTTTTTGAGCGTCTGTGCCGCGAAGGGTTGGAGCGCCGCTATGGATCAGCTTTCAGCGGCGCTCCACGGGAGCGTTTAAATCACGAAATGAAAGTGATTCGCGATCTTGGCTTTGTGGATTATTTCCTGGCTGTGTGGGATGTGCTTCGTTACGCAAAAGAGAAAAGGATCAGCTGGGTGGGACGTGGATCGGTCGCATGCAGCATTGTTTCCTACGCGCTGGATATCACAAATGTCGATCCGATCCGGTACGACCTTTATTTCGAACGCTTCTTGAATGCCGGAAGGAAATCTCCACCCGACATCGATCTCGATTTTGGCTGGAAAGTGCGCGATGAAATTTTGGCTTATGTTTATGAGCGTTACGGCCACGATCGAGTCGCGATGATTTGCTCTTATGTGACTTTCACCGCGCGTCTTGCCGTGCGCGAAATCGGAAAAGCATTGGGACTTCCGGACGATGAAATCACCGCGGTTTCTTCTCGAATTCCCTGGGGCGCCGATGCACAGGCGGTCCTGGAAGACAAAAACCAGTTTCCCGAAACCCGCGATCTGCCTCTGGAACAGGAACCCTTTCCACTGATTCTCAAACTTGCCGCTCACATCAATGGATTCCCGCGCCATCTGTCGATCCATGCCGGCGGAATCGTGATTGCGCCGTATCCAATCACGCAGATGATTCCGCTGGAGCGGTCCACCAAAGGACTCGTTGTCACGCAATACGATATGTACGGTGTGGAAGATATCGGTCTGGTAAAAATCGATTTGCTCGCGCAACGTTCTCTTTCTGTGCTGGATGATGTGATTGCCTCTCTGCGGGCAAAAGGAACTTCGCTGGATTCAATTCACAATCACGAATCGCTTTACGAAGACGAAGCAGTGAAAGAGAAGATCCGCACAGCGGATACGATGGGTTGTTTTTACATCGAATCCCCTTCGATGCGCGGACTCCTTCAAAAGTTGAAAGTCACTTCATTTGAAGATCTGACGGCAGCAAGCTCCGTGATTCGGCCGGGAGTCGCCGAAAGCGGCATGATGCAACAATACATCCGCCGAAAAACAGGCGAAGAACTCGTGGAATATTTGCATCCCAAAATGGAAATGTTTTTGAAGGAAACTTGCGGCGTCATGATCTATCAGGAAGATGTGATGCGTGTGGCTCATGAAGTTGGGGGCATGAGCATGGAAGAAGCGGATCAGCTCCGCCGCGCGATGAGCGGCAAAGAGCGTTCCAGCCGTGCGATGGACGATCTGGAAAAACAATTCATTGAAAAGGCGATGGAGCGAGATGTGCAAAACGAGATTGCTACAGAAATCTGGCGCCAGATCTCCACTTTTGCTTCTTATGCATTCTGCAAAGCGCACAGCGCTTCTTACGCGCAGTTGTCCTTTCAGGTGGCTTATTTGCGAGCGTACCATCCGGCGGAATTCATGGCGGCTGTGCTTTCCAATCAGGGCGGTTTTTATTCAACGATGGCTTATATAGAAGAAGCACGCCGCATGCGACTCCGTTTGCGGCTTCCCGATGTGTTGAAAGGAGAACTTTGTTACACAGCCGATGGGCCTTGCGGAATTCGTGTGGGACTGATGCAAATCAAAAATATTGCGACACGGCATCTGGAAAGTTTTCTCGAAGAGCGAGCGCGCAGGCCTTTCGAAAATTTTGCCGACTTCCTTCTGCGAACCGAGTTTAATGATGGTGAGCTGGAAACGCTGATCAAATGCGGGGCTTGCGATTCCTTTGGAATGAACCGTCCGCAACTGCTCTGGTTGATGAAAGCAATTTTTTCGTCCGCCGTTTCTCAACGGAAACAAAGCGATTTGATTGGAGCATCGATTCTTCATCTTCCGCGACTTCCGCGGTTGCGCGATTACACGGACGATGAAAAGCTGCGATGGGAGATGGAACTGATGGATATCGGCGTGACCAAACATCCTTTGCATCTTTATAAGCCATGGAAACATGTGAAAGGATACGTTCCTGCAAAATTGCTCTCAGAATACAAAGGACAACGCGTCCGCGTGATCGGTTGGCATGTGACCGCGAAACCTGCATCCACGAAAAAAGGAGAACGGATGATGTTTGTCAGCTTTGAAGACACTGAATGCTTATTCGAAGCAACGTTCTTCCCGCGCGCTTACGACCGCTTCGGACATCTGTTCACGAGCCGCGGTCCGTATCTGATCGAAGGAACTGTCGAAGAAGACCACAGTGTATTCACCATCAATGTAAATAGTCTCAAATTAATAACCGCCAAGCCGCCAGGCCGCCAAGATTAA
- a CDS encoding putative zinc-binding metallopeptidase produces MPRKAIRLGRISDEDLLRLRLRDLPVRVEGTFVQRQIKQLYHELENRKIRFKPHIWISGEFYTPDGVPGFAIPFYLTHPRLMRLERKQMFEVEGGTDYELIQILRHETGHALDNAYQIHLKKSWREVFGSFKQRYPVSYKPKPNSRKYVLHLDSWYAQAHPAEDWAETFAVWLRPGRRWRSRYKGWPALRKLEYVDKLMHQLGKQPRINRSRLHDEPLSELSMTLENYYKMKRQRYSLEYPSFYDRDLRRIFSDDPRFRSRASAATFLRRFRGEIRKIVSRGTDVHSYTIDHVLDNIIERAKELKLRLQSSVKFTKQETIIMLTVHTMNIVHSGRYRFHYGM; encoded by the coding sequence ATGCCTCGAAAAGCGATCCGTCTGGGACGAATATCCGATGAGGACTTGCTCAGGCTGCGCCTGCGCGATCTACCGGTTCGTGTGGAAGGAACATTCGTTCAAAGACAAATCAAGCAACTCTATCACGAGCTGGAAAACCGCAAAATCCGTTTCAAACCACATATCTGGATTTCTGGCGAGTTTTATACTCCGGACGGAGTTCCTGGTTTTGCAATTCCATTTTACCTCACACATCCGCGCTTGATGCGGCTCGAACGAAAGCAGATGTTTGAGGTGGAGGGAGGAACCGATTATGAATTGATCCAGATTCTGCGGCATGAAACAGGCCATGCTCTGGACAATGCTTACCAGATACACTTGAAAAAAAGCTGGCGTGAAGTGTTCGGGTCTTTCAAGCAACGCTATCCTGTTTCATATAAACCGAAACCAAATAGCCGCAAATATGTGCTGCATCTGGATTCCTGGTACGCTCAGGCGCATCCTGCTGAAGACTGGGCAGAAACTTTTGCGGTCTGGTTGCGACCGGGAAGGCGCTGGCGAAGCCGCTACAAAGGTTGGCCCGCCTTGCGCAAGCTCGAATATGTAGACAAACTCATGCATCAGCTTGGAAAACAACCCCGAATAAACAGAAGCAGACTACATGACGAACCATTATCAGAGCTGAGCATGACTCTGGAAAATTATTACAAAATGAAACGGCAGAGATATTCACTGGAGTATCCTTCTTTTTATGATCGCGATTTGCGGCGGATTTTTTCAGATGATCCGCGATTTCGATCGAGAGCTTCTGCGGCAACCTTTTTGCGGAGGTTCCGCGGTGAGATTCGAAAGATTGTTTCGCGCGGCACAGATGTTCATTCTTACACGATCGATCACGTGCTGGATAACATTATTGAACGCGCCAAGGAATTGAAGCTCAGACTTCAGTCGTCAGTAAAGTTTACAAAACAGGAAACGATTATCATGCTGACTGTTCACACCATGAATATTGTGCATTCCGGCCGCTACCGCTTCCACTACGGCATGTAG
- a CDS encoding nuclear transport factor 2 family protein, with amino-acid sequence MLTNARFSEKSLHFLKGFLRKGTLLSVLLLKFLVSHVLDCSLCGYAGSQSSHCSGRAKFGKADFGKLSFSQLQVEELAPGLARAWGRWTVEENSKKSSGWFTLILQKKGEHWRIIHDHSS; translated from the coding sequence ATGCTCACTAACGCACGGTTTTCTGAAAAATCCCTTCATTTTTTGAAGGGTTTTTTGCGGAAAGGTACCTTACTGAGTGTATTGCTGCTGAAATTTCTCGTTTCGCACGTGCTGGATTGCTCTCTCTGCGGGTATGCAGGCAGTCAATCAAGTCATTGTTCCGGCCGCGCTAAATTCGGGAAGGCTGATTTCGGAAAACTCTCCTTTTCGCAGCTTCAAGTGGAAGAGCTGGCTCCGGGCTTAGCCCGGGCCTGGGGACGCTGGACTGTGGAAGAAAACAGCAAGAAATCATCCGGCTGGTTCACGCTGATCTTGCAAAAGAAAGGGGAGCACTGGCGCATCATCCATGACCACTCGAGTTAA
- a CDS encoding nuclear transport factor 2 family protein, whose translation MRAILFVLLLLVSSVSYGGDADVEIRQLLKEQDDAWNRGDLDGFIRPYDDTNHLVFLSTVEIRSSKELKERYEKRYKSGKADFGKLSFSQLQVEELAPGLARAWGRWTVEENSKRSSGWFTLILQKKADQWRIIHDHSS comes from the coding sequence ATGCGTGCAATTCTATTTGTATTGTTGCTCTTGGTTTCGAGCGTTTCCTACGGCGGCGATGCTGACGTGGAAATTCGTCAGCTTTTGAAGGAGCAGGATGACGCCTGGAACCGCGGCGATCTGGACGGTTTCATCCGCCCTTATGACGACACGAATCATCTGGTTTTTCTGTCAACTGTTGAGATCCGCAGTTCCAAAGAGCTCAAAGAACGATACGAAAAAAGATACAAATCCGGGAAGGCTGATTTCGGAAAACTCTCCTTTTCGCAGCTCCAGGTGGAAGAGCTGGCTCCGGGCTTAGCCCGGGCCTGGGGACGCTGGACTGTGGAAGAGAACAGCAAGAGATCATCCGGCTGGTTCACACTGATCCTGCAAAAGAAAGCGGATCAGTGGCGAATTATCCACGACCACTCAAGTTAA
- a CDS encoding protein kinase — protein MDQERWKKINEVFAAWLDLETEKKSQFVVEACADDEALRNEVQALIDAHLQSEHFIETPVFADAAEAMAEEEDPLKIDDQIGPYRILKEIGRGGMGAVYLAARADQEYKKQVAIKLIKRGMDTEQVLRRFRTERQILANFDHPNIARLLEGASTASGLPYFVMEYVKGSPIDLYCDENNLNITGRLELFRQVCAAVSYAHRNLVVHRDIKPSNILVTADGIPKLLDFGIAKILQPHSDELNTATGFLPMTPEYASPEQALGSNVTTLSDIYSLGVLLYELLTGHLPYRLKSVPAVEVARIITQTNPQLPSTVVNTVVEDVTPEAVSKYREGTPERLRRRLRGDLDNVVLMALRKEPQRRYQSVEQFSEDIRRHLSGLPVLARKDTLTYRGIKFIQRNKVAVAVTAVAFAGLVITGVIAGVIQWRADQQARFLQEFGAEAARMEGIMRFAYLLPLHDVTAERKLIEDRIQAVRLRMSKLGGSALGPGHYALGRGWMAIRDYEEAKKNFESAIHRYDYRTPEVAFSYGLTLAMVYENELEAASRIANDEQRAARMKELQKNFKNPALAFIQEGRHAAEYSEYAEALVQFLDERFDDAINKSARAIQNEPWLYEAAKLEGDSFRLKGRQFLNYGKYAEAFESFTKAEFAYEKSVGKGTSDPAGYVGLCNLKINLLEMHEQKGGPVDQAYDSGQEACQKALKADPKNLEALLAFSLLHLQWARHDFPRREIGSVLEKAIQTAVEATQFRPDDARTHRALGQAYFLQADYLFQIHKDPRRAIENADQSFERAIQINPNDGDSYYFRGEMSQTFSQYLIDRGGDPRKVLDQSQHFLKEAARINSKSLKPLMAMGAVLTTKAEYETANGLNSSASVDSALSAFQKALKINPDYYLTYVNLGYTSLTQAEYQFAVGQNPQDALRRVQEYYRKTLQIRPGYEYALRGLGQAAWRMAEYSVSRNMDPTSDLKEASHELDLAFEREKDDWGIFTIRGEMEIVAGRWKMLQGKSPVREFRSSLQWLRRAEEAGKSSEIFDVCYSGARLYRWWAEWDLQSKMSCDQEVNLGLEMVSRALKINPRSAEMLGLRGVFYLLQARSSSLSKQRSELAEKAKTSLTEAIRTNGNVSFTFAPFLKETETLSDL, from the coding sequence ATGGACCAAGAACGCTGGAAAAAGATCAATGAGGTGTTTGCGGCCTGGTTGGATTTGGAGACTGAAAAGAAAAGCCAATTTGTTGTTGAAGCCTGTGCCGATGATGAGGCACTAAGGAACGAAGTTCAAGCGCTAATTGATGCTCATCTTCAATCAGAACATTTTATCGAAACTCCCGTTTTTGCCGATGCTGCTGAGGCGATGGCCGAGGAAGAGGACCCTCTAAAAATAGACGATCAAATCGGCCCCTACAGAATTCTAAAAGAAATTGGGCGCGGAGGGATGGGCGCTGTCTATTTGGCTGCGCGGGCTGACCAGGAGTACAAAAAGCAGGTTGCTATAAAGCTCATAAAACGGGGAATGGATACGGAACAGGTGCTTCGCCGCTTCCGTACCGAAAGGCAAATACTCGCAAATTTTGATCATCCCAATATTGCACGGCTTTTGGAAGGCGCTTCAACCGCCAGCGGGCTTCCTTATTTTGTCATGGAGTATGTGAAAGGGAGCCCTATTGACCTCTACTGCGATGAAAACAATTTGAATATCACGGGCCGGCTGGAATTGTTTCGTCAGGTGTGTGCCGCAGTCTCTTATGCGCATCGCAACCTTGTGGTTCATCGCGACATCAAACCAAGCAATATTCTTGTGACCGCGGACGGCATTCCAAAATTACTGGATTTTGGGATCGCTAAGATCTTGCAACCTCATTCTGATGAGCTCAACACGGCTACCGGTTTTCTGCCGATGACACCTGAATATGCGAGTCCCGAACAGGCGCTGGGCAGCAATGTAACTACACTGAGCGATATCTATTCGCTTGGCGTTTTGCTTTACGAGCTATTGACCGGCCATCTGCCCTATCGTTTGAAGTCAGTGCCTGCGGTAGAGGTTGCCAGGATCATCACGCAAACAAACCCGCAGCTTCCGAGCACTGTTGTGAATACTGTAGTAGAGGACGTCACTCCCGAAGCTGTCAGCAAATACCGGGAAGGAACGCCGGAGCGATTGCGGCGCAGGTTGCGTGGTGATCTGGACAACGTTGTTTTGATGGCGTTGCGCAAAGAGCCGCAGCGGCGCTATCAATCGGTGGAACAATTCTCAGAAGACATCCGGCGCCACCTCTCCGGACTTCCTGTTTTGGCTCGAAAAGACACTCTGACTTATCGGGGAATAAAATTCATCCAGCGCAATAAAGTGGCCGTGGCCGTAACAGCAGTTGCATTCGCGGGTCTTGTGATCACAGGAGTGATTGCCGGTGTAATTCAATGGAGGGCCGATCAACAGGCCAGATTTCTTCAGGAATTCGGAGCTGAAGCCGCTCGTATGGAAGGGATCATGCGATTCGCTTATCTTCTTCCGCTTCATGATGTCACTGCCGAAAGAAAACTTATAGAAGATCGTATACAGGCAGTCCGCTTGCGTATGAGCAAGTTGGGTGGATCAGCATTAGGCCCCGGCCACTACGCGTTGGGTCGTGGATGGATGGCAATCAGGGATTACGAAGAAGCAAAAAAGAATTTTGAGTCTGCGATCCATCGATATGATTACAGAACGCCTGAAGTTGCATTTTCATACGGTCTAACACTGGCCATGGTTTACGAAAATGAGCTGGAAGCAGCTTCCAGAATCGCAAACGATGAGCAACGGGCAGCCAGAATGAAAGAATTACAAAAAAACTTCAAAAATCCTGCGCTGGCTTTTATTCAAGAAGGGAGACATGCGGCGGAATACTCTGAATATGCCGAAGCACTCGTTCAGTTCCTGGATGAACGCTTTGATGATGCAATCAATAAGTCTGCACGCGCAATTCAGAATGAGCCATGGCTTTATGAGGCAGCGAAATTGGAAGGAGATTCCTTCCGTTTGAAAGGGCGACAATTTTTGAATTATGGAAAATACGCTGAGGCTTTCGAGTCGTTTACAAAAGCCGAGTTCGCTTACGAAAAAAGCGTTGGAAAAGGTACCAGTGATCCTGCCGGCTATGTGGGACTTTGTAACCTAAAGATCAATCTTCTTGAAATGCATGAGCAAAAAGGGGGACCTGTTGATCAAGCTTACGATTCCGGTCAGGAAGCATGCCAGAAAGCTTTAAAGGCGGATCCTAAAAATCTCGAAGCGTTGCTCGCTTTTAGTTTGCTGCATCTCCAGTGGGCTCGGCATGATTTTCCACGCAGAGAGATTGGATCTGTGTTGGAGAAGGCTATCCAAACCGCCGTTGAAGCAACTCAATTCAGGCCGGACGATGCCCGAACTCACCGGGCTCTTGGACAGGCTTATTTTTTACAGGCCGATTACCTGTTTCAAATTCATAAGGATCCACGAAGAGCAATCGAGAACGCCGATCAAAGTTTTGAAAGAGCAATTCAAATTAATCCGAATGATGGAGATTCTTACTACTTTCGCGGGGAAATGTCACAAACGTTCTCCCAGTATTTGATAGACAGAGGAGGCGATCCGAGAAAAGTATTGGATCAGTCGCAACATTTTTTAAAGGAGGCCGCCAGGATAAATTCCAAATCTCTCAAACCGCTGATGGCGATGGGGGCAGTTCTAACTACGAAAGCAGAATACGAAACGGCAAACGGATTGAATTCAAGCGCTTCGGTAGATTCTGCGCTATCTGCTTTTCAAAAGGCATTGAAGATCAATCCGGATTATTACCTGACGTATGTGAATCTTGGATACACTTCTTTAACTCAAGCAGAATATCAATTCGCTGTGGGGCAAAACCCTCAGGACGCCTTGAGGCGAGTGCAAGAGTACTACAGGAAGACACTTCAAATACGGCCCGGTTACGAATATGCGCTTCGAGGTTTGGGGCAGGCGGCCTGGCGAATGGCAGAATACTCCGTTTCACGAAACATGGATCCTACATCTGATCTAAAGGAAGCAAGTCACGAACTGGATCTTGCTTTTGAAAGAGAAAAAGACGATTGGGGCATTTTTACGATTCGCGGAGAAATGGAAATAGTTGCCGGGCGGTGGAAAATGTTACAAGGAAAATCACCGGTTCGCGAATTCCGAAGCTCATTGCAATGGTTGCGCCGCGCCGAAGAAGCGGGAAAGAGCTCGGAAATTTTCGATGTTTGTTACTCCGGGGCAAGGCTCTACCGATGGTGGGCTGAATGGGATCTTCAATCCAAAATGTCTTGCGATCAAGAAGTCAATCTTGGATTAGAGATGGTCTCGCGAGCGCTAAAAATAAATCCCAGGTCTGCCGAGATGTTAGGATTGAGGGGAGTGTTTTATTTGTTGCAGGCCAGATCATCCAGTCTCAGTAAACAAAGATCAGAGTTAGCAGAGAAAGCCAAAACTAGCCTTACGGAGGCGATTCGTACGAACGGAAATGTGTCCTTCACTTTTGCTCCATTTCTCAAAGAAACGGAAACTCTGAGCGATTTGTAA
- a CDS encoding S9 family peptidase, which yields MKVPRPFLLIVALSLCVLQRAAGQQPKPVTVDTLIGLASIVDVKISPKGDQVACVVSKPSLEKNQHEPFLYVVPVSGGEPRRLAEKVRIFGINLPSPKLRWSPDGSLVSFLGFTDERPQVFALDASVGQARALTNAPEGVSGYEWSPDGTNLVYLTRDPMSIEEQRRRKDQSFVIHVDEPERATRMFLQPLDGKGRPLTPPSQYVESMSWSPDGREIAYAAAPTTGFLAQYATRIYSVKIEDGATQSIVDRSGMNSTPRYSPDGSRIAFISSNGEVSLMAPRGLCIAQVRGKPEIRSYGLDDAWVSDVTWAPDSKSVYLLTTDGTYGRKEHMFEQPVVRVWTETGKSEVVAGGKTANYSLTLTRDGKTLAYKRIDPRTMGDVFVQDLANGRVTKLTEINPQLNDLALGDMKAILWRSFDGMEIWGLLMTPPNYTAGRRVPLLVYCHGGPNGGVTYGLFPQFMHTVPQVDYYPVEAMASAGFAVFFPMPRGGIGYGEAGQRSIVNDWGGADFKDIMSGVDYLIDKGIADPERLGVMGASYGGFMTPWILTQTTRFKAASSGASITDLKDMYFLADGGEVMAEYFKRPWEAPESYVSHSPLTFADRVTTPLLIQHGERDLRVPIANAWKFYRALKQHGKIVEFDIHPNSSHVFYQPMQEREAMQRNLDWFLKWIRVD from the coding sequence ATGAAAGTACCAAGGCCATTCCTCCTAATCGTCGCGCTTTCTCTTTGCGTTTTGCAACGGGCAGCTGGCCAGCAGCCGAAACCGGTTACGGTCGACACGTTGATCGGCCTCGCCTCCATCGTTGATGTAAAAATCTCGCCCAAAGGGGACCAGGTTGCGTGCGTAGTATCCAAACCATCTCTGGAAAAGAATCAGCATGAGCCGTTCCTCTATGTTGTGCCGGTTAGCGGAGGTGAGCCCCGTAGACTTGCCGAAAAAGTGCGAATCTTTGGCATAAATCTTCCGTCCCCTAAATTGCGATGGTCGCCCGATGGTTCGCTTGTTTCGTTTCTTGGATTTACTGATGAGAGACCACAGGTATTTGCTCTGGATGCATCAGTCGGTCAAGCCCGTGCGCTGACCAATGCGCCGGAAGGTGTGTCAGGTTACGAGTGGTCGCCGGATGGCACGAACCTTGTGTATCTGACGCGCGACCCTATGTCAATAGAAGAGCAACGCCGGCGAAAGGATCAGTCATTCGTGATTCATGTGGATGAGCCGGAACGCGCCACGCGAATGTTTTTGCAACCGTTGGATGGTAAAGGGCGCCCGCTGACACCGCCAAGTCAATACGTGGAAAGCATGTCGTGGTCACCCGATGGCCGCGAGATCGCTTACGCGGCTGCGCCCACCACAGGATTCCTGGCTCAATACGCCACACGGATCTATTCCGTGAAGATTGAAGACGGTGCTACACAATCAATCGTCGATCGGTCCGGAATGAATAGCACACCGCGATACTCTCCCGATGGATCCAGGATCGCATTTATTTCTTCGAACGGCGAAGTCTCGCTGATGGCGCCGCGTGGCCTCTGCATCGCACAAGTGCGAGGTAAGCCGGAAATCCGAAGCTATGGTTTGGATGACGCGTGGGTAAGCGACGTGACATGGGCACCCGACAGCAAGTCTGTTTATCTCCTTACCACAGATGGCACTTACGGCAGAAAAGAACACATGTTCGAACAGCCCGTTGTGAGGGTTTGGACGGAGACCGGCAAATCCGAAGTTGTTGCCGGCGGAAAGACTGCGAACTATTCGCTCACCCTGACACGCGATGGCAAAACACTCGCCTATAAACGTATTGACCCGCGAACGATGGGAGATGTTTTTGTGCAGGATCTGGCCAATGGACGTGTCACAAAATTGACGGAAATCAATCCGCAACTGAACGATCTTGCGCTTGGTGATATGAAGGCAATCCTATGGCGCTCCTTCGACGGCATGGAAATCTGGGGATTGTTGATGACACCGCCGAACTACACCGCCGGCCGCCGCGTTCCGCTGCTTGTGTATTGCCACGGCGGCCCAAACGGAGGAGTAACCTATGGGCTCTTCCCGCAGTTCATGCACACAGTTCCTCAAGTGGATTACTATCCGGTGGAAGCAATGGCAAGCGCAGGCTTTGCGGTTTTCTTTCCGATGCCGCGCGGCGGTATCGGTTATGGTGAGGCGGGTCAACGGTCGATTGTCAATGATTGGGGCGGCGCCGACTTCAAAGACATCATGAGCGGCGTTGACTATCTGATTGACAAGGGAATTGCAGATCCAGAGCGTCTAGGTGTGATGGGTGCATCTTACGGTGGATTCATGACTCCATGGATCTTAACGCAAACAACAAGATTCAAGGCTGCCTCTTCCGGTGCCAGCATCACCGATCTCAAGGATATGTACTTCCTTGCGGATGGCGGGGAGGTAATGGCGGAGTATTTCAAACGACCCTGGGAAGCTCCCGAATCCTACGTCTCGCACTCACCGCTGACCTTTGCCGATCGCGTAACGACTCCGCTGCTCATTCAGCATGGCGAACGCGATCTGCGTGTGCCGATTGCTAACGCGTGGAAGTTCTATCGCGCATTGAAGCAGCACGGAAAGATCGTGGAATTCGATATTCACCCAAACAGCAGCCACGTTTTCTACCAACCCATGCAGGAGCGGGAAGCCATGCAACGTAACCTCGATTGGTTTCTGAAGTGGATTCGTGTCGATTAA